Proteins found in one Deltaproteobacteria bacterium IMCC39524 genomic segment:
- a CDS encoding ADP-ribosylglycohydrolase family protein, translating to MLGAIAVDIIGSRFEHPGIKSQEFELFSRQSVFTDDTVHTIALADSLLHRIPYQDKLREYFYYYPNAGYGGRFRRWARSPHPKPYGSYGNGSAMRVSPVAWFYDDLDKVLKEAKHSAEITHNHPEGIKGAQAVAAAVFISLTGSSKTEPKGYVENHFKYDLSSTIDVLREDYGFEVSCQKSVPQAIIAFLESTAFEDAVRYTVSLGGDSDTQACIAGSIAEDFYGGVPQEIVGETLIGLDERLRGVFLNFQL from the coding sequence ATGCTGGGGGCCATCGCGGTTGATATCATAGGCTCGCGCTTTGAACATCCCGGAATCAAGAGCCAAGAGTTCGAACTGTTCAGCCGCCAAAGTGTTTTCACTGATGATACTGTTCACACCATCGCTTTAGCAGACAGCCTTCTGCACAGGATTCCCTACCAGGATAAACTCCGAGAATATTTCTACTATTATCCGAATGCAGGTTACGGTGGTCGCTTCCGGCGCTGGGCCCGCTCCCCGCATCCGAAACCTTATGGCAGTTATGGTAATGGCTCCGCTATGCGTGTCAGTCCCGTTGCCTGGTTTTATGACGATCTGGATAAGGTCCTGAAAGAAGCGAAGCACAGCGCTGAAATCACACATAATCACCCGGAAGGGATCAAAGGTGCACAGGCTGTTGCGGCGGCTGTTTTTATATCGCTTACCGGTTCAAGTAAAACAGAGCCCAAGGGGTATGTAGAAAACCATTTTAAATATGATCTTTCCTCAACGATCGATGTTCTTCGCGAAGATTACGGTTTTGAAGTCTCTTGCCAGAAGTCTGTGCCGCAAGCCATCATTGCCTTTCTTGAATCGACTGCTTTTGAGGATGCTGTTCGTTATACTGTTTCTTTGGGAGGGGATAGTGATACTCAAGCGTGTATTGCCGGGAGTATTGCTGAGGACTTTTATGGTGGGGTTCCGCAGGAGATTGTGGGTGAGACCTTAATCGGACTTGATGAACGGCTGAGAGGTGTTTTTCTAAACTTTCAATTATGA